In Nonomuraea sp. NBC_00507, the following are encoded in one genomic region:
- a CDS encoding four-carbon acid sugar kinase family protein, with the protein MTRFAFVADDFTGATDALWQFRRFGLTGSLVTDVAWISPSDDVVGIATTARAAADPVAVALPLLTELARLGPQILQYKICSTFDSAPSVGSIGAVIAAAHRTGLARGPVPVVAAQPELGRYTSFATHFVRVGDSVERLDRYPPMRDHPVTPASEADLRVRLAEQGAGRVGWLPARASAREFREPAGYAALVADATTSADLRALGDLLLAELRDGPHLCVGSGGLSYALASSLGCAERPGRRLDPVAPVLVVSGSRSPITLRQIEVAERAGWRVLDGPAGAKESLRAGRHTIVQTTRGPARDPGDVGKLLGAVARSAVRAGLVRRLVVAGGDTSGQVVSALGARSLSVVAELAPGGPVCVLTSGDPACDGLEVALKGGQVGGDDFLLRAADRESP; encoded by the coding sequence ATGACCCGCTTCGCCTTCGTGGCCGACGACTTCACCGGCGCCACCGACGCCCTGTGGCAATTCCGGCGGTTCGGGCTGACGGGGTCGCTCGTCACGGACGTGGCGTGGATCTCGCCGTCGGACGACGTGGTCGGCATCGCCACCACGGCGCGGGCCGCGGCCGATCCGGTCGCGGTCGCGCTCCCGCTGCTGACGGAGCTGGCTCGGCTGGGGCCGCAGATCCTGCAGTACAAGATCTGCTCCACGTTCGACTCCGCGCCGTCGGTGGGGAGCATCGGCGCCGTCATCGCGGCCGCGCACCGGACCGGCCTGGCCCGGGGTCCCGTCCCGGTCGTGGCGGCGCAGCCCGAGCTCGGGCGGTACACCAGCTTCGCGACGCACTTCGTGCGCGTGGGCGACTCCGTCGAGCGCCTCGACCGCTATCCGCCGATGCGCGACCATCCCGTCACACCGGCCTCCGAGGCCGATCTGCGGGTACGGCTGGCCGAACAGGGGGCCGGTCGCGTGGGCTGGTTGCCGGCGCGGGCGTCCGCGCGGGAGTTCCGGGAGCCGGCCGGATACGCGGCGCTCGTGGCCGACGCGACCACCTCGGCCGACCTGCGGGCGCTCGGCGACCTGCTGCTCGCGGAACTGCGGGACGGACCCCATCTGTGCGTCGGCTCCGGCGGGCTGAGCTACGCCCTGGCCTCCTCCCTGGGCTGCGCTGAACGTCCCGGCAGGCGGCTGGATCCGGTGGCGCCGGTGCTGGTCGTGTCGGGAAGCCGCTCGCCGATCACCCTCCGGCAGATCGAGGTGGCCGAGCGCGCCGGGTGGCGCGTGCTGGACGGGCCGGCGGGGGCGAAGGAGAGCCTGCGCGCGGGACGGCACACGATCGTCCAGACCACGCGCGGGCCCGCTCGTGACCCCGGCGACGTCGGCAAGCTGCTCGGCGCCGTCGCGCGCTCCGCCGTACGGGCCGGGCTCGTCCGGCGGCTGGTCGTGGCGGGCGGGGACACGTCGGGGCAGGTCGTAAGTGCTCTCGGAGCCCGGTCGCTGTCGGTGGTCGCGGAGCTGGCGCCGGGCGGGCCGGTGTGCGTGCTGACCTCCGGGGATCCGGCGTGCGACGGGCTCGAGGTGGCGTTGAAGGGTGGGCAGGTGGGCGGCGACGACTTCCTCCTTCGGGCGGCTGACAGAGAAAGTCCCTGA
- a CDS encoding ArgE/DapE family deacylase has protein sequence MARPISAVEARVLDAIDDAVTVSLLAEAVRVPSVTGTDAESELQHWCARLLTEADLDVDVWKLDLGTLKEMAGFPGTEAPRVEGYGVVGVTEGEGEPALILQGHVDVVPTGDPAKWQGNDPFTPRITGDVLHGRGACDMKAGLIANLVVVQALKRASVRPARPLAVHCVVSEEDGGLGAFGTLARGHTGEVAIITEPTGGRVITANAGALTFRIEVAGRAAHGATRYEGVSAVEVFLPIFEAIRKLEAARNTRPPAVFDGNPMPYPIEIGTVRAGDWSSSVPDLLVAEGRLGVRLGEDPADARSAFEEAVQTINHPWLRENPPLVSWPGGQFASGRLPAGHPLLDEMTRAVADTTGGTPVEAAAPYGSDLRLYTAGGIPSLHYGPGDVRYAHAPREQVELRELREATRALALLAVRRCGVR, from the coding sequence ATGGCGCGCCCCATCAGCGCGGTGGAAGCCCGGGTCCTGGACGCCATCGACGATGCCGTGACCGTGAGCCTGCTGGCCGAGGCCGTGCGGGTCCCCAGCGTCACCGGGACCGACGCCGAGTCCGAGCTTCAGCACTGGTGTGCCCGCCTGCTCACGGAGGCCGACCTCGACGTCGACGTATGGAAACTCGACCTGGGCACGCTCAAGGAGATGGCGGGTTTCCCGGGCACCGAGGCGCCGCGCGTCGAGGGCTACGGCGTGGTCGGAGTCACCGAAGGAGAGGGTGAGCCGGCCCTGATCCTGCAAGGACACGTCGACGTGGTTCCGACGGGCGATCCGGCCAAGTGGCAGGGCAACGACCCGTTCACGCCCAGGATCACGGGAGACGTCCTGCACGGTCGCGGTGCCTGCGACATGAAAGCCGGTCTCATCGCGAATCTTGTCGTGGTCCAGGCCCTGAAGAGAGCGTCGGTACGGCCGGCGCGCCCGCTGGCGGTGCACTGCGTGGTCAGTGAGGAGGATGGAGGGCTCGGCGCGTTCGGCACCCTGGCCAGGGGCCATACCGGCGAGGTCGCGATCATCACCGAGCCCACCGGCGGCAGGGTGATCACCGCCAACGCGGGCGCGCTGACCTTCCGCATCGAGGTCGCCGGTCGGGCCGCGCACGGCGCCACCCGGTACGAGGGCGTCAGCGCCGTCGAGGTCTTCTTGCCGATCTTCGAGGCGATCCGGAAACTGGAGGCCGCACGGAACACGAGGCCGCCCGCCGTCTTCGACGGCAATCCGATGCCCTACCCGATCGAGATCGGCACCGTACGCGCGGGTGACTGGTCCAGCAGCGTGCCGGACCTGCTCGTCGCCGAGGGCAGGCTGGGCGTTCGGCTGGGCGAGGACCCCGCCGACGCCCGCTCCGCCTTCGAGGAGGCGGTCCAAACGATCAATCACCCCTGGCTGCGGGAGAACCCGCCCCTCGTCTCCTGGCCGGGCGGTCAGTTCGCCAGCGGACGCCTGCCGGCGGGGCATCCGCTGCTCGACGAGATGACCAGGGCCGTCGCCGACACGACCGGCGGCACACCGGTGGAGGCGGCCGCGCCGTACGGGAGCGACCTACGGCTCTACACCGCGGGAGGGATCCCCTCGCTGCACTACGGACCGGGAGACGTGCGGTACGCGCACGCGCCCAGAGAACAGGTGGAGTTGAGGGAACTGCGGGAGGCCACCAGGGCGCTCGCGCTGCTCGCGGTGCGACGTTGCGGAGTTCGCTGA
- a CDS encoding MBL fold metallo-hydrolase, producing MKSLLVGETSVHALCDGAGTFFEPLSSAFPEAGVADLAAATVLDPEALLPDGRWRLHFHAFLIRTAEGGAMLIDAGIGDADAPASGWAPTPGRLPENLATLGVTPEDVDVVLLTHLHTDHVGWSVVGGRPYFPNARYVAPKVDHDIIEELNPRIRDEILAPLASMGQLDLVDGRVRLGPGVTTVPTPGHTPGHTSVVLESGDDTVVFSGDAVLNALQLVAPRLAYLFDEDAEAARSARLALLDQVRSRDAWLATSHMTDPFVRPGGVPGVSAQPVPQGRS from the coding sequence ATGAAGAGCCTCCTGGTCGGGGAGACCTCCGTCCACGCGCTTTGTGACGGCGCCGGCACGTTCTTCGAGCCCCTCTCATCGGCATTCCCGGAGGCCGGTGTCGCCGACCTCGCGGCCGCCACCGTGCTGGATCCCGAGGCTCTTCTCCCCGATGGCCGCTGGCGGTTGCACTTCCACGCGTTCCTGATACGTACCGCCGAGGGCGGCGCGATGCTGATCGACGCGGGAATCGGTGACGCGGACGCGCCGGCGAGCGGTTGGGCGCCGACCCCGGGACGGCTGCCCGAGAACCTGGCGACGTTGGGGGTGACACCCGAGGATGTGGACGTCGTGTTGCTCACCCATCTGCACACCGACCACGTCGGCTGGTCGGTGGTCGGGGGGCGACCGTACTTCCCGAATGCCCGGTACGTGGCCCCCAAAGTCGACCACGACATCATCGAGGAACTGAATCCGCGGATACGTGACGAGATTCTGGCGCCGCTGGCCTCGATGGGACAGCTTGACCTGGTCGACGGGAGGGTACGGCTCGGCCCGGGTGTCACCACGGTGCCGACGCCAGGGCATACCCCCGGCCACACCTCGGTGGTCCTGGAATCCGGCGACGACACGGTGGTGTTCTCCGGCGACGCCGTGCTCAACGCGCTCCAGCTGGTCGCTCCGCGGCTGGCGTACCTCTTCGACGAGGACGCCGAGGCCGCCCGCTCCGCCCGGCTCGCCCTTCTCGATCAGGTGCGGTCCCGCGATGCGTGGCTCGCCACCTCACATATGACCGATCCGTTCGTCCGGCCCGGCGGCGTTCCGGGTGTGAGCGCGCAGCCCGTGCCGCAAGGGAGGAGCTGA